Proteins co-encoded in one Methanolacinia paynteri genomic window:
- a CDS encoding SpoIIAA family protein: MISIMPESSGKNTGFLIRGKLTDEDYRKTLVPVLEKALEEHERINIMFKMENFEGWTPHAAWDDFINWPKIAAVNKAAVVFDEKWDDFMSWLFKSYALISHIDMKFFKEDRIDEAWEWLRSG, encoded by the coding sequence ATGATATCCATAATGCCTGAGAGCTCCGGGAAAAATACCGGGTTTTTGATCAGGGGAAAACTGACGGATGAAGACTACAGGAAGACGCTCGTTCCTGTCCTGGAAAAGGCCCTGGAGGAACATGAAAGGATCAACATAATGTTTAAGATGGAGAATTTTGAAGGCTGGACCCCCCATGCAGCGTGGGACGATTTTATCAACTGGCCTAAGATCGCGGCAGTCAATAAGGCTGCGGTTGTATTTGATGAAAAATGGGACGATTTTATGAGCTGGCTTTTCAAATCCTATGCCCTTATATCGCACATTGATATGAAATTCTTCAAAGAAGACAGAATTGACGAAGCGTGGGAGTGGCTCAGGTCCGGATAG
- a CDS encoding PAS domain S-box protein: MSEREDRYATIREFLQEKYPEAVSISTISRQLNMNRGSVAKYLEVLQSHGNVIMKPYGKSKLYTIAQNVAFDDLFDYISDAIVILDADLHILMVNKSFIETFNIRSGKKIIGNELSRINLALFDNPTVLENIDRILNSRVFINEMLLIERGTDRIFLTEFVSTVIPSISFTGKPGIMISLRDITTWKKTEEALKSSEQKIRTLFEEVPSGIILFREDGTILNANRASLDILGLTRFTDLEEFKLYDIMCSREIILNLIRQGEIAELTLSCNFDRLKSHTLTSTKKSGVAYFQIVFAPVTDKTGKSSSEFFILFLDITAKKIAEKQLKERYQGIVNNLPGIVYQFYARDSGEWGVYYVNERTQEIYGVPTEPLNNWFDRYGECIAPEDRERWFESIHDVIKRVAPWEFEGRFIKPSGEEMYIRGISQPVRLKHETVWNGIFLDITDRRMAEEALRMSEERLRGITSNLPGIVYQFYARSPREWGTYYVDERSTEVYGIPPDPVDTWILRYGDYIAPEDQERWLNSIQDVIETVKNWEFEGRFIRPDGEEMYIRVLSQPVSLRNETVWNGIILDITDRRKAEEALRRTELKEARYHSFFENTCNGVLIYEPIENRDYIIKDVNRMTASLLRMEKENLVGKKLFEEFPDLPDPYVRDLLHRVLITEKPEFVAPLKYRNREEFPWISHYVFKLPSGEIASFMIDVTDVVKDDVKPSKRKAK, encoded by the coding sequence ATGAGTGAAAGAGAAGACCGTTATGCAACGATCAGGGAGTTCCTGCAGGAAAAGTACCCTGAAGCGGTTTCGATCTCCACGATATCAAGGCAGCTGAATATGAACAGGGGGTCGGTTGCCAAATATCTCGAAGTCCTCCAGTCTCACGGCAACGTGATAATGAAACCATACGGAAAATCGAAATTATATACCATTGCCCAAAACGTGGCATTCGACGATCTCTTCGACTATATTTCCGATGCCATCGTCATTCTCGATGCGGACCTGCATATCCTGATGGTCAACAAAAGCTTCATCGAGACCTTCAATATAAGATCCGGGAAGAAGATCATAGGAAATGAATTATCCAGGATCAACCTGGCTCTCTTCGACAATCCTACGGTCCTTGAGAACATTGACAGGATACTCAATTCACGTGTCTTCATCAACGAGATGCTGCTCATCGAAAGAGGGACGGACAGGATATTTCTTACAGAATTCGTATCGACCGTAATCCCGTCCATCTCGTTTACCGGGAAACCGGGCATCATGATAAGCCTCCGCGACATCACCACATGGAAGAAGACCGAAGAGGCGCTGAAGAGCAGCGAGCAGAAGATCCGCACCCTCTTCGAAGAAGTGCCGAGCGGAATCATTCTCTTCCGGGAGGACGGGACCATCCTGAATGCAAACAGGGCGTCGCTCGACATCCTCGGCCTTACAAGATTCACAGACCTTGAAGAGTTCAAGCTCTACGACATCATGTGCTCGAGGGAGATAATCCTGAACCTGATCAGGCAGGGGGAGATCGCCGAACTGACTCTCTCATGCAACTTTGATCGGCTGAAGTCGCATACCCTAACATCGACAAAAAAATCCGGCGTCGCGTATTTCCAGATCGTCTTTGCACCTGTCACGGATAAAACAGGCAAGTCGTCCAGCGAATTCTTCATCCTCTTCCTCGACATCACCGCCAAAAAGATCGCCGAAAAGCAGCTGAAGGAGCGCTACCAGGGGATCGTAAACAACCTGCCGGGTATAGTATACCAGTTCTACGCACGCGATTCGGGAGAATGGGGAGTTTATTATGTCAACGAACGTACGCAGGAGATCTACGGGGTGCCCACCGAACCGCTGAACAACTGGTTCGACAGGTACGGGGAATGCATAGCACCGGAGGATAGAGAGCGCTGGTTTGAATCGATCCACGATGTGATAAAAAGGGTAGCACCATGGGAGTTTGAAGGAAGGTTCATCAAACCGTCCGGGGAGGAGATGTACATCCGCGGAATATCGCAGCCTGTACGCCTGAAGCACGAGACCGTATGGAACGGAATATTTTTGGACATTACCGATCGGAGGATGGCCGAGGAGGCATTGCGCATGAGTGAAGAACGACTCAGGGGTATAACCAGCAACCTGCCGGGCATAGTATACCAGTTCTATGCACGAAGTCCAAGAGAATGGGGTACCTACTATGTAGACGAACGCTCCACCGAAGTCTACGGCATACCCCCGGACCCGGTGGATACATGGATCCTGCGCTACGGTGATTACATCGCCCCCGAGGACCAGGAAAGATGGCTCAACTCGATCCAGGACGTGATAGAGACAGTCAAGAACTGGGAGTTTGAAGGAAGATTCATCAGACCGGACGGGGAGGAGATGTATATCAGGGTGTTATCGCAGCCGGTCAGTCTCAGAAACGAGACCGTATGGAACGGTATCATTCTCGATATTACGGACCGCAGGAAGGCCGAAGAGGCGTTGCGGCGGACCGAACTGAAGGAAGCCAGGTATCACTCGTTCTTCGAGAACACCTGCAACGGCGTATTGATCTACGAACCGATCGAGAACAGGGATTATATCATAAAGGACGTCAACAGGATGACCGCATCGCTCCTGCGTATGGAGAAGGAAAATCTCGTGGGAAAGAAACTGTTCGAAGAATTTCCCGATCTCCCCGACCCGTATGTACGGGATCTGCTTCATCGTGTCCTGATCACCGAGAAACCCGAGTTCGTCGCACCGCTGAAGTACAGGAACCGCGAGGAGTTCCCCTGGATCTCGCATTATGTGTTCAAGCTTCCTTCCGGTGAGATTGCATCTTTCATGATAGATGTGACCGATGTCGTGAAGGACGATGTGAAGCCTTCAAAACGGAAAGCAAAGTGA
- a CDS encoding TIGR03557 family F420-dependent LLM class oxidoreductase, with protein MDTKMGYFASIEQYKPMDALEQSVRAEKVGFDSIWVDDHFHPWYHDDAQSGQAWAWMGATLQATKKVFVSTCITCPILRYNPGVVAQTFATLRQMYPKRVGIAVGAGEALNEVPVTGQWPSVPERQEMTVEAIEVMRKLWESDKPVTFKGKYYTLEKAFMYTKPEDEVPLYFSGMGPKGAKLAGKYGDHLMTVAADTNTLKNMTIPKFEEGAKEAGKDPKKMEKAMLIWYSVDPDFEKAVEGNRFWAGCLVPSMFKYRVSDPPEVQAHANMVGPDMLKKNYLCATDAEGLIKEIERFKEAGITHFCLGNSSPNVNYGIDVFKEVIPAVKD; from the coding sequence ATGGATACAAAAATGGGTTATTTCGCATCGATTGAGCAGTACAAGCCAATGGATGCACTTGAACAGTCAGTACGTGCAGAAAAAGTCGGATTCGATTCCATCTGGGTCGACGACCACTTCCATCCCTGGTACCATGACGACGCACAGTCGGGCCAGGCATGGGCATGGATGGGTGCAACCCTCCAGGCGACCAAGAAGGTCTTTGTCTCGACATGCATCACCTGTCCTATCCTTAGGTACAACCCGGGTGTTGTTGCACAGACTTTCGCCACACTCCGCCAGATGTACCCGAAGCGTGTCGGTATTGCGGTAGGAGCCGGAGAGGCATTGAACGAAGTCCCGGTCACCGGACAGTGGCCCAGTGTTCCGGAAAGGCAGGAGATGACGGTCGAGGCAATCGAGGTCATGAGAAAACTCTGGGAGAGTGACAAACCCGTCACCTTCAAGGGCAAGTATTACACCCTTGAAAAGGCGTTCATGTACACCAAGCCCGAAGATGAAGTCCCGCTTTACTTCAGTGGAATGGGGCCCAAGGGTGCAAAACTCGCGGGTAAGTACGGTGACCACCTGATGACCGTCGCAGCCGACACCAACACTCTCAAGAACATGACGATCCCGAAGTTCGAAGAGGGCGCAAAGGAAGCGGGCAAGGACCCGAAGAAGATGGAGAAGGCCATGCTTATCTGGTACTCAGTGGATCCCGACTTCGAGAAAGCCGTAGAAGGCAACAGGTTCTGGGCCGGATGTCTCGTTCCGTCGATGTTCAAGTACCGTGTGAGCGACCCGCCGGAAGTACAGGCACATGCAAATATGGTCGGTCCCGACATGCTCAAGAAGAACTACCTTTGCGCAACCGATGCCGAAGGGCTGATCAAAGAGATCGAGAGGTTCAAAGAAGCAGGCATTACCCACTTCTGCCTCGGCAACTCGAGCCCGAACGTCAACTACGGTATCGACGTATTCAAGGAAGTAATTCCGGCGGTAAAAGACTAA
- a CDS encoding cupin domain-containing protein translates to MYHKNTRDAFDKGVVFFSDIEIESDKKEWYEHPACKGVFLKDLVTGKDTDGKFSYHLVRVQKNCEVTDHDHETQWEFNRIIGGKGVFLMGDKEVVLAPGQTFVTPPGIHHTVSAYDDELSLLAVFVPALA, encoded by the coding sequence ATGTACCATAAAAACACCAGAGACGCGTTTGATAAAGGAGTCGTTTTCTTCTCCGATATCGAGATAGAAAGCGACAAGAAGGAATGGTACGAGCACCCGGCATGCAAAGGGGTGTTTCTCAAGGATCTCGTAACAGGCAAGGATACGGACGGCAAATTCAGCTATCACCTTGTCCGCGTACAGAAAAACTGTGAGGTTACGGATCACGACCATGAAACCCAGTGGGAGTTCAACAGGATTATCGGCGGGAAAGGAGTCTTCCTGATGGGAGACAAAGAGGTCGTTCTCGCCCCCGGGCAAACTTTCGTCACACCACCGGGAATCCATCATACTGTAAGTGCATATGACGACGAATTATCGCTTCTTGCGGTATTCGTTCCGGCACTGGCATGA
- a CDS encoding Coenzyme F420 hydrogenase/dehydrogenase, beta subunit C-terminal domain: protein MTTKGDMVYAWAEDADILKRGECGGAVTALLKYALESKLVDAVLAVKKGQDLYDAVPTLVTDPEKIVECAGSLHCGTLLLPKIFKEDFNGGRDMKIAVTLKGCDAKAMYELAKRNQVNLDNFLMIGLNCGGTVSPMTARRMITEKYGVDPNSVIKEEIDKGQFIIEYEGGEMGISIDELEEEGFGRRANCQRCKTKIPRQCDIACGNWGVIGDKAGKATFIEICSEKGANLVSGAEKAGAISTSAPDPKGLAIRDKVEGAMLKLADKCREKQFGALGEGTERLKFLMDETSKCIKCYQCIEACPICYCKECSTKKPYLVPRGQIPPPFMFHLIRYSHIADSCINCGQCEERCAMDIPNSLFMHAIQLEMQEMFGYEPGVNLDLPVLALVEEPAERKRLNDTGDDQIFNIFGQAQGCQK from the coding sequence ATGACAACTAAAGGCGATATGGTATATGCATGGGCCGAAGATGCGGATATTCTGAAGAGAGGGGAATGCGGCGGTGCGGTTACGGCACTGCTGAAATACGCTCTCGAAAGCAAACTTGTCGATGCCGTACTCGCAGTGAAGAAAGGGCAGGACCTGTATGATGCAGTCCCCACTCTTGTTACCGATCCTGAAAAGATTGTTGAGTGTGCGGGTTCTCTTCACTGCGGGACACTGCTGTTGCCGAAGATCTTCAAAGAGGACTTCAACGGCGGCCGCGACATGAAGATTGCAGTCACTCTCAAGGGCTGTGACGCAAAGGCGATGTATGAGCTGGCCAAGAGAAACCAGGTGAATCTCGACAACTTCTTAATGATCGGTCTCAACTGCGGGGGGACTGTAAGTCCCATGACCGCGAGAAGGATGATAACTGAGAAGTACGGTGTCGATCCGAATTCGGTCATAAAGGAAGAGATCGACAAGGGACAGTTCATCATCGAGTACGAAGGCGGAGAGATGGGTATCTCCATAGACGAACTCGAAGAGGAAGGGTTCGGCAGGCGTGCGAACTGCCAGCGGTGCAAGACGAAGATCCCGCGGCAGTGCGATATCGCGTGCGGAAACTGGGGTGTCATCGGTGATAAAGCCGGTAAAGCGACGTTCATCGAGATATGCAGCGAGAAGGGTGCAAATCTCGTATCCGGGGCGGAGAAGGCGGGTGCAATTTCGACATCCGCACCAGACCCGAAAGGTCTCGCTATACGCGATAAGGTCGAAGGCGCTATGCTCAAACTTGCGGACAAGTGCAGGGAAAAACAGTTCGGTGCGCTTGGAGAAGGTACGGAGCGTCTCAAATTCCTGATGGATGAGACCTCGAAGTGCATCAAGTGTTACCAGTGCATCGAGGCGTGTCCGATCTGTTATTGCAAGGAGTGCAGCACCAAGAAACCGTACCTTGTGCCGAGGGGACAGATCCCGCCTCCTTTCATGTTCCACCTGATCCGGTACTCGCATATTGCGGATTCATGCATCAACTGCGGCCAGTGCGAGGAACGTTGTGCAATGGACATCCCGAATTCTCTCTTCATGCACGCAATCCAGCTTGAGATGCAGGAGATGTTCGGTTACGAGCCCGGTGTCAATCTTGACCTTCCTGTGCTAGCTCTCGTCGAGGAGCCTGCGGAGAGAAAGCGCCTGAACGATACGGGTGACGACCAGATCTTCAACATCTTCGGCCAGGCCCAGGGTTGCCAGAAATAA
- the fdhF gene encoding formate dehydrogenase subunit alpha → MDFKYVQTTCPYCGTGCTFNLAVRDGKVTGTAPYYRSPINEGKVCPKGTYAWQFINHKDRLKKPLVRKDGKYVETTWDEAYSIIAENFKKYQPEECAVLSSARCSNEDNYALMKFARGVLKTRHIDHCARLCHASTVVGLAASFGSGAMTNSIPDISESKCIFCLGSNTFEQHPLIGRQIMKAKAAGAKFIYADPRFTPTARQSDLYMQFYSGGDVAILNCMMGEIIRNGWEDKEFIEKRTKDYEELKKIVLLERYTPEVVGELVGVPAESLRTAAEWFGKAESATVLYSMGLTQHTVGVDNVKSTANLLMLTGNIGIPGGGVNALRGQNNVQGSCDMGALPNVFTGYQKVVDGPVRKKFEDAWGFPDGIAEPKNGFEITTMFNVLHDDPGRLKAMYLMGENPLLSEPDLNHVEEAIQNLDFLVVQDIFFTETCEYAHVVLPATCFAEKDGCQTNTERRVQRWRKAQEPPGEAKEDWRIISELSAVMGYADQFPYTSPEDVFNEIAELTPSYHGMNYERIGTPEALHWPCPTVDHPGTPILHTEKFATPDGLGVFHAIEWKAPAEVPDEEYPYRFTTGRIIWHYHTGSMTRRSKALDDEVKTGWVEINEEDAKELGVRNGEMVKVVSRRGELTVAAKVMEDIKKGVMFMPFHFVECAANRLTNNALDPLAKIPEFKACAVKIETIEEA, encoded by the coding sequence GTGGATTTCAAGTATGTCCAGACAACATGTCCGTACTGCGGTACCGGTTGTACGTTTAACCTGGCGGTCAGGGACGGAAAAGTAACCGGGACAGCACCGTATTATCGCTCCCCTATCAACGAAGGGAAGGTCTGTCCGAAGGGAACATATGCATGGCAGTTTATCAATCACAAGGATCGCCTGAAGAAGCCGCTCGTCAGAAAAGACGGAAAATATGTTGAGACAACGTGGGATGAAGCCTACAGTATAATCGCGGAAAATTTTAAAAAATACCAACCCGAGGAGTGTGCGGTGCTCTCGTCTGCACGCTGCTCCAACGAGGACAATTATGCCCTGATGAAATTTGCGAGGGGTGTCCTTAAAACGCGTCATATAGATCACTGCGCTCGTCTCTGTCACGCCTCCACCGTGGTCGGTCTTGCCGCCTCATTCGGCTCCGGGGCGATGACGAATTCGATTCCGGATATATCCGAGTCGAAGTGTATATTCTGTCTCGGCAGCAACACATTCGAGCAGCACCCTTTGATCGGGCGCCAGATTATGAAGGCGAAGGCTGCCGGAGCAAAGTTCATCTATGCAGACCCGAGGTTTACGCCGACGGCACGACAGTCTGATCTGTATATGCAGTTTTACAGCGGCGGAGATGTCGCGATCCTTAACTGCATGATGGGGGAGATCATAAGAAACGGCTGGGAAGACAAGGAATTTATCGAGAAGAGAACGAAGGATTACGAAGAACTCAAAAAGATCGTACTTCTCGAAAGATATACTCCTGAGGTCGTCGGAGAACTGGTCGGCGTTCCTGCAGAATCTCTCAGGACCGCTGCCGAATGGTTCGGCAAGGCGGAGTCGGCGACGGTTCTCTATTCTATGGGTCTCACCCAGCACACGGTCGGTGTCGACAATGTTAAGTCCACCGCGAATCTCCTGATGCTTACGGGCAATATCGGTATTCCCGGCGGCGGTGTCAATGCACTGCGTGGCCAGAACAACGTGCAGGGTTCATGCGACATGGGTGCGCTTCCGAATGTATTCACGGGATACCAGAAAGTAGTCGACGGTCCTGTCCGCAAGAAGTTCGAAGATGCATGGGGATTTCCGGACGGGATCGCAGAGCCGAAGAACGGCTTTGAGATTACGACCATGTTCAATGTCCTTCATGACGACCCGGGCAGGCTGAAGGCGATGTACCTTATGGGAGAAAACCCGCTGCTCTCAGAACCTGACTTAAACCACGTCGAGGAAGCGATCCAGAACCTGGATTTCCTGGTGGTTCAGGATATTTTCTTTACCGAGACCTGCGAGTACGCACACGTCGTGCTCCCCGCGACATGCTTCGCCGAGAAGGACGGATGCCAGACAAATACCGAACGACGTGTCCAGCGCTGGAGGAAGGCGCAGGAACCGCCGGGAGAGGCGAAGGAAGACTGGAGAATTATCTCAGAGCTCAGTGCAGTGATGGGCTATGCCGACCAGTTCCCGTACACGTCCCCGGAAGATGTCTTCAACGAGATCGCCGAGCTCACTCCGTCCTACCACGGCATGAACTATGAAAGGATCGGAACTCCCGAGGCACTCCACTGGCCATGCCCGACAGTGGATCATCCCGGGACTCCGATTCTTCATACGGAAAAATTTGCAACACCCGACGGACTTGGAGTATTTCATGCAATAGAGTGGAAAGCGCCGGCAGAGGTTCCCGACGAGGAATATCCGTACCGCTTCACTACCGGCCGTATAATCTGGCATTATCATACCGGTTCTATGACACGGCGCTCGAAGGCTCTCGACGATGAGGTCAAGACCGGCTGGGTCGAGATCAACGAGGAGGATGCAAAGGAGCTTGGTGTCAGGAACGGTGAGATGGTCAAGGTCGTATCCAGGAGAGGCGAGCTCACGGTTGCCGCGAAGGTGATGGAGGACATCAAGAAGGGCGTCATGTTCATGCCGTTCCATTTCGTGGAATGTGCAGCCAACAGGCTGACGAACAATGCGTTAGACCCGCTTGCAAAGATCCCCGAGTTCAAGGCATGTGCCGTGAAGATTGAAACTATTGAGGAGGCCTGA
- a CDS encoding molybdopterin dinucleotide binding domain-containing protein translates to MTEKIELNLITGRTIQQGVSMEGGKEKSDYRDACGILELDPVDLKKLGLWEGSPVRVTSSYGSVVVKVVKTKQGPHPGLGWIPMGPWANRLTDPNTYSMGMPTFKGIPVVVESAPNEKVLLSLEVIEQGLLEDD, encoded by the coding sequence TTGACTGAAAAAATTGAACTGAACCTGATTACGGGCAGGACAATCCAGCAGGGCGTATCGATGGAAGGGGGAAAAGAGAAATCCGACTACCGGGACGCCTGCGGAATCCTGGAACTCGATCCGGTTGATCTGAAGAAGCTGGGGTTGTGGGAAGGCAGCCCCGTGCGTGTTACCAGTTCATACGGCTCGGTTGTTGTAAAGGTAGTCAAAACGAAACAGGGCCCTCACCCCGGCCTCGGCTGGATCCCGATGGGGCCGTGGGCGAATCGCCTGACCGATCCGAATACTTACTCGATGGGAATGCCCACCTTCAAAGGTATCCCCGTCGTAGTCGAATCCGCACCAAACGAAAAAGTTCTGCTCTCCCTTGAGGTTATCGAGCAGGGACTCCTGGAGGATGATTAA
- a CDS encoding formylmethanofuran dehydrogenase subunit B, whose product MVVRVTDVVCPFCGTLCDDLECDISDDGKKILEIYNACAIGAEKFMHSQSDDRLVLPRMRQEDGTWKSISYEEAVEFTAQMLTNAVKPLMYGWSSTNCEAQSMGSKVGELCGAQMDNTATVCHGSTLIAIQDAGVPSCTLGEIKNRADFVIFWGCNPAHAHPRHMSRYSIFPRGFFTGKGHKGRTFVVVDPRHTDTASLTDYHLPVEQGRDYELLSALRVVFHGEGDRLPEVVAGIPKETIIEVGEKMKAARFGCIFFGMGVTQSISKNHNIDMAINVTRDLNEFSKWSIMPMRGHYNVTGSGEVWGWQYGYPFCIDLSRGYARYNPGESSSNDLIERGELDAVFVLGSDPGAHFPFSAVKKMNKLPCVCVDPHITPTTVVADLHVPVAFVGVEVGGCAYRMDSVPIETHKVVDPPEGVLTDEEFLEKVYERMKEIKGV is encoded by the coding sequence ATGGTAGTCAGAGTTACGGATGTAGTGTGTCCTTTCTGCGGCACATTGTGCGACGATCTCGAATGCGACATCAGTGACGACGGCAAGAAGATCCTTGAGATCTATAACGCCTGTGCGATCGGTGCCGAGAAGTTCATGCACTCCCAGTCCGATGACCGTCTTGTCCTCCCGAGGATGAGACAAGAGGACGGAACCTGGAAGAGCATCTCTTATGAAGAGGCGGTAGAGTTTACCGCACAAATGCTTACGAATGCCGTAAAACCGCTTATGTACGGCTGGAGCTCTACAAACTGCGAAGCCCAGAGCATGGGTTCCAAGGTCGGAGAGCTCTGCGGTGCCCAGATGGACAATACGGCGACGGTCTGCCACGGATCTACACTCATCGCAATCCAGGATGCCGGCGTTCCAAGCTGCACCCTCGGTGAGATCAAGAACCGTGCGGATTTCGTAATATTCTGGGGCTGCAATCCCGCCCACGCCCACCCGCGCCATATGTCACGCTATTCGATCTTTCCACGCGGGTTCTTTACCGGAAAAGGGCACAAGGGAAGGACTTTCGTAGTAGTAGACCCCCGTCATACAGATACGGCGAGTCTTACGGATTACCACCTCCCTGTAGAGCAGGGGCGGGATTACGAACTTTTAAGCGCACTACGTGTCGTTTTCCACGGTGAAGGCGACAGACTCCCTGAAGTTGTTGCAGGAATTCCGAAGGAGACCATAATCGAAGTCGGAGAAAAGATGAAGGCGGCCAGGTTCGGCTGCATATTCTTCGGCATGGGTGTGACCCAGTCGATCTCGAAGAACCATAATATCGACATGGCGATCAATGTCACCCGCGACCTCAATGAATTTTCGAAATGGTCCATTATGCCGATGCGTGGCCACTACAACGTCACGGGTTCAGGTGAGGTGTGGGGATGGCAATACGGCTATCCCTTCTGCATAGATCTTTCGAGAGGCTATGCACGCTATAATCCGGGCGAGTCCTCGTCCAACGATCTTATCGAGAGAGGCGAACTCGATGCGGTCTTCGTTCTCGGCAGCGATCCCGGCGCCCACTTCCCGTTCAGTGCCGTAAAGAAGATGAACAAACTGCCGTGCGTATGCGTAGACCCGCATATCACGCCGACTACCGTAGTCGCGGATCTCCACGTGCCTGTGGCATTTGTCGGTGTGGAGGTAGGTGGATGTGCATACCGCATGGACAGCGTTCCGATCGAGACGCACAAGGTCGTCGATCCGCCCGAGGGTGTTCTCACTGACGAAGAGTTCCTGGAAAAGGTCTACGAACGGATGAAAGAGATCAAGGGAGTGTGA
- a CDS encoding formylmethanofuran dehydrogenase subunit A, giving the protein MEYIVKNGFVVDPVLGADCEKMDIAVRDGKIVDDAGPNAKVIDASGMLVMAGGVDIHSHSAGPKVNVGRNFRPEDKGNHPEFTRPRSGVKKMEAGFSVPTAYSSGYIFSRMGYGFATEAAMPPLYAKHTHEEMRDTPIIDEAALPVFGNNWFVLDYLKNHEIDNTASYIAWLLRVTKGYGIKCVNPGGTEAWAWGMNCITPKDPVPFFDITPEEIIKGLIEANEYLKLPHSMHLHSNSLGEPGNYQITIDSLKCAEGIKPAGDFNRDQVLHHTHLQFHCYGGDSYSSKSFESRSREVMDYINSVDNITFDIGQITLDETTTMTADGPFEYHLSHMNHLKWVNKDVELETAAGVVPFIYNPNSFIGVAQWAIGLELGLLAKDPMKCYVTTDAPNAGPVHRYPRVIKWLMSSKARDDILDACKYGESVRSQCYISELSDRELTLMDIAKMTRAGSAKALGLSHMFGSLKPGMEGDVSVYPINPVEDLGDPDKIEYAFGNAKYFIKSGELIIDNGEFVSNGNKRTFWVSHPMQLTDQVERDISERFKKYYTVTRNNYGVKEHHYVPNPYVIEVGA; this is encoded by the coding sequence ATGGAATACATAGTCAAAAACGGTTTCGTCGTCGATCCTGTTCTCGGGGCAGACTGCGAAAAGATGGATATTGCGGTAAGGGACGGCAAAATCGTCGATGATGCCGGCCCGAACGCAAAGGTTATCGACGCGTCCGGAATGCTCGTCATGGCCGGCGGCGTGGATATCCATTCGCACAGTGCCGGCCCGAAGGTAAATGTCGGGAGGAACTTCCGTCCAGAGGACAAGGGAAATCACCCGGAATTCACAAGGCCCCGGTCGGGCGTTAAGAAGATGGAGGCAGGTTTTTCAGTACCCACAGCATACTCGTCCGGTTACATATTTTCAAGGATGGGCTACGGCTTTGCGACCGAGGCCGCGATGCCCCCGCTCTATGCCAAGCACACCCATGAAGAGATGAGGGATACGCCGATCATCGACGAGGCGGCACTTCCTGTCTTCGGCAACAACTGGTTCGTCCTCGATTACCTGAAGAACCACGAGATCGATAATACGGCAAGCTATATCGCATGGCTCCTGCGTGTGACAAAGGGATACGGCATAAAATGTGTAAATCCCGGCGGAACAGAGGCATGGGCATGGGGAATGAACTGCATAACGCCGAAAGATCCCGTTCCTTTCTTCGATATCACGCCCGAAGAGATCATAAAAGGTCTTATCGAAGCGAACGAATACCTGAAACTTCCCCACTCGATGCATCTTCACTCGAACTCGCTCGGGGAACCGGGCAATTACCAGATTACGATAGATTCGCTGAAATGCGCAGAAGGCATAAAACCAGCAGGCGATTTCAATCGTGACCAGGTCCTTCACCATACACATCTCCAGTTCCACTGTTACGGCGGGGATTCTTACTCGTCAAAGAGTTTCGAGTCGAGGTCGAGGGAAGTAATGGACTACATCAACAGCGTAGACAACATCACGTTCGATATAGGCCAGATAACACTGGACGAGACCACGACGATGACAGCCGATGGTCCGTTCGAATACCACCTCTCGCATATGAACCACCTGAAGTGGGTCAACAAGGATGTCGAACTTGAGACAGCCGCAGGTGTAGTTCCGTTTATCTACAACCCGAATTCGTTCATCGGGGTCGCCCAGTGGGCTATCGGTCTTGAACTGGGTCTCCTTGCAAAGGACCCGATGAAGTGCTATGTTACGACGGACGCACCGAACGCCGGCCCGGTTCATCGCTACCCGCGTGTGATCAAATGGCTCATGAGCTCGAAGGCCCGCGACGATATCCTCGATGCATGCAAGTACGGCGAAAGCGTCCGCTCGCAGTGCTATATCAGTGAACTCTCGGACAGGGAGCTCACTCTTATGGATATCGCAAAGATGACGCGTGCAGGTTCTGCAAAGGCGCTCGGTCTCTCGCACATGTTCGGATCTCTTAAGCCGGGCATGGAGGGCGACGTCTCGGTCTACCCAATCAACCCGGTGGAAGATCTCGGCGACCCTGATAAGATCGAGTACGCATTCGGAAATGCGAAGTACTTCATAAAGAGCGGCGAGCTGATAATCGACAACGGCGAGTTCGTCAGCAACGGAAACAAGCGGACATTCTGGGTGAGCCACCCGATGCAGCTGACGGATCAGGTGGAACGCGACATATCCGAGCGTTTCAAGAAGTACTATACGGTCACGAGGAACAACTACGGGGTAAAGGAGCACCACTACGTCCCGAACCCGTACGTGATCGAGGTAGGAGCCTGA